Proteins encoded within one genomic window of uncultured Desulfobacter sp.:
- a CDS encoding TolC family protein, whose protein sequence is MVRIIVSVCLCCALSHLPAVFAHDSVPDVWTCPEAVQFALMNNPDAQIALKRIAASAAAIQEANSAFYPQLGVQAGYSRTNNPMYSFGNILNQGVFTNSIDFNDPGETDDLQFMLQLTYRIYNGGRSRAGVAAANAQEKAAMLQEEAVKRSLGFAVVKSFFNIVQARENVSARQAAVQAIEASIRVASARFEEGDMLKQELLNLQVQQSLAGEDLIQAQHGFALSQQGFLNVLGVTGEQVNIDLANTPLQPVPSQPDFKDRSEIKAMAFLIQAKQAQIRQAKSGYYPTADAFGSYQVDKGFEMGDGSGDSWMAGVRVNMTLFDGKQTDARVQQANIALDQAKKELRKIELAYGLEIRQAVLNLDQTDKRCRVTQKMVTSAKESARLFRERFKAGLVLSSELIDTENRLTEAQVRHAMANAEHRVAVANLRRACGLLQYAEK, encoded by the coding sequence GTGGTACGCATAATTGTGTCAGTTTGTTTATGCTGTGCCTTGTCGCACTTGCCTGCCGTTTTTGCCCATGACAGTGTGCCGGATGTGTGGACCTGCCCCGAAGCAGTTCAATTTGCCCTGATGAACAATCCCGATGCACAGATTGCTTTAAAGCGAATTGCCGCATCTGCAGCCGCCATACAAGAAGCCAACTCAGCCTTTTATCCGCAATTGGGCGTTCAGGCAGGCTATTCTCGCACCAACAACCCCATGTATTCGTTTGGAAACATCCTGAACCAGGGGGTGTTTACCAACAGTATTGATTTTAACGATCCTGGTGAAACCGACGATCTTCAATTTATGTTGCAGCTGACATACCGGATATACAACGGCGGGCGAAGCCGGGCCGGTGTGGCAGCCGCCAATGCCCAGGAAAAAGCGGCCATGCTTCAGGAAGAAGCCGTGAAGCGAAGTCTTGGTTTTGCTGTAGTAAAATCCTTTTTTAACATTGTTCAGGCCCGGGAAAATGTCAGTGCACGGCAGGCGGCTGTTCAGGCCATTGAGGCGTCAATACGGGTGGCCAGTGCCAGGTTTGAAGAAGGGGATATGCTTAAACAAGAGCTGTTGAACCTGCAGGTTCAACAATCCCTTGCCGGCGAAGATCTGATTCAGGCGCAGCATGGTTTTGCCCTTTCTCAGCAAGGCTTTTTGAATGTGCTGGGGGTGACCGGAGAACAGGTGAACATCGATCTTGCCAATACCCCGTTACAACCTGTTCCCAGCCAGCCTGATTTTAAAGACCGGTCGGAAATTAAAGCCATGGCGTTTCTGATCCAGGCAAAACAGGCTCAAATTCGTCAGGCTAAAAGCGGTTACTACCCCACGGCAGATGCCTTTGGCTCCTATCAGGTGGACAAGGGGTTTGAAATGGGAGATGGTTCCGGTGACTCATGGATGGCCGGCGTCCGTGTCAATATGACCTTGTTTGACGGAAAACAGACAGATGCCAGGGTTCAACAGGCCAACATCGCATTGGACCAGGCAAAGAAAGAACTTCGTAAAATCGAGTTGGCCTATGGGCTGGAGATCCGTCAGGCGGTTTTAAATCTTGATCAGACGGACAAACGGTGCCGGGTGACCCAAAAAATGGTAACTTCCGCCAAAGAGTCTGCCCGATTGTTCCGGGAACGCTTCAAAGCGGGTCTTGTTCTCTCTTCGGAACTGATTGATACGGAAAACCGGTTGACTGAAGCCCAGGTGCGCCATGCAATGGCAAATGCGGAACACCGCGTCGCGGTGGCAAATTTAAGGCGGGCTTGCGGGTTACTGCAATACGCTGAGAAATAG
- a CDS encoding efflux RND transporter periplasmic adaptor subunit, producing the protein MHLMFILMMSLLAGVGVQAQEASTALAAVAVQTSTVIEQTVPTLVEVVGTLQAVERAAIAAKVTGVVTDVPVVLGSRVTKGDLLVEISAREIAAQLNQARARLNQAGRNLTRERNLLKKHATTAETVKSMQDQYAVANAAVQEARTMLSYASISAPFSGVITAKSIHAGDLATSGTVLLRMENDQKLQAVCAVPESLVLQVQPEQTLTVTIPTVGLTIEAKVAEVAPSADPASRTAPVTIDLPYNEKLRTGQFARVKLPGQAKTSLFVPDGTVLPQGQMERVFVAGDNKAHLRLVRTGMRQGGFTEILAGLNPGETVIVKNNEHLVDGQPIKTQTEKSHD; encoded by the coding sequence ATGCACCTTATGTTTATTTTGATGATGAGCCTGTTGGCGGGCGTTGGCGTCCAGGCCCAGGAAGCTTCTACGGCGCTGGCTGCTGTAGCCGTGCAGACGTCTACAGTAATTGAACAGACCGTACCCACCCTTGTTGAGGTCGTGGGTACCCTGCAGGCGGTTGAGCGTGCGGCCATTGCCGCAAAAGTGACCGGGGTGGTGACCGACGTTCCGGTGGTGTTAGGGTCTCGAGTAACCAAAGGCGATCTGCTGGTTGAGATCAGCGCCCGGGAGATCGCAGCCCAGCTAAATCAGGCCCGGGCCCGGCTTAATCAGGCGGGGCGCAATCTTACCCGGGAACGCAATCTTCTAAAAAAACATGCCACCACAGCTGAAACCGTCAAATCCATGCAGGATCAGTATGCCGTGGCCAACGCGGCCGTCCAGGAAGCCAGGACCATGCTCAGTTATGCTTCCATCTCTGCTCCTTTTTCCGGCGTGATCACGGCAAAAAGTATACATGCCGGCGATTTGGCCACATCCGGCACGGTGCTGCTGCGCATGGAAAATGATCAGAAATTGCAGGCGGTGTGTGCCGTGCCCGAAAGCCTGGTTCTGCAAGTTCAGCCGGAACAGACGCTTACGGTCACAATCCCAACGGTCGGGTTAACCATCGAGGCAAAGGTCGCGGAAGTAGCGCCTTCGGCCGATCCTGCTTCCCGGACCGCACCGGTCACTATAGATCTACCGTACAATGAGAAATTACGCACCGGGCAGTTTGCCCGGGTCAAGCTGCCCGGACAGGCCAAGACATCCTTGTTTGTCCCTGACGGCACCGTGTTGCCCCAGGGGCAGATGGAGCGTGTCTTTGTGGCTGGGGACAACAAGGCCCATCTTCGCCTGGTGCGAACCGGTATGCGCCAGGGCGGTTTTACGGAAATTCTGGCAGGCCTGAATCCCGGTGAAACGGTAATTGTTAAGAATAACGAACATCTCGTGGACGGACAGCCCATCAAAACGCAAACAGAGAAATCCCATGACTGA
- a CDS encoding efflux RND transporter permease subunit encodes MTEPHKLPEHQGFAGRLAATFVESKLTVIGIFASLLLGFMAIIMLPREEEPQIKVPMIDVMVAMPGAGAKEVEQRLSIPMEKLLYELPGVEYIYSTSMPGQSMLIVRFYVGEDLETSIVRLNQKLQTNFDRIPHGVSQPLIKPHTIDDVPILALTFHSKIYDHFMLRRLAAQVDDEVKSIFEVSETKLIGGTRRQVRVLFDALQLAARNLTPFDLINHLTQANRRCFSGTTQANNHEMLVQTGTFLETAEDIGNIVIGVHSGNPVYLHQVANIVDGPEEPKSYVLFGTKDRHDPEAAVTISVAKRPGANAVDVVEQVLTKVDQLKGSLIPGDVEVTVTRNYGETAAEKSNELLLHMGIAVFGVALLILIFLGWRESMVVMLAIPSTLALTLLLFYLYGYTLNRITLFALIFSIGILVDDAIVVVENIVRHMRLPENSSRSFKEIAIIAVSEVGNPTILATWAVIAAILPMAFVGGLMGPYMRPIPVGASAAMVFSLIIAFTITPWAATHILKRKQAVVSGDTSAVEKGHDPDHAPDDFFTRFYHRIMDPLLSHGAWRILFFCIIIAMLLGSCAMVVLGLVKVKMLPFDNKSEFQVILDMPEGGTLEQTTRVAMEMAQVIKHEPDVTDYQIYAGTASPYNFNGLVRHYFMRSGSSVADIQVNLASKQERDRQSHEIAKNVRPALAAIAKKYGATIAVAEVPPGPPVLQTLVAEVYGPNDASRLALAKKVKQIFVQTDGVVDIDWYRENNREKTIITVDKEKAALHGISEGDITKAVNMGLSGLSVDLFHQPRDKEEIDIVFQLPKAERARIDSLLNIGLRNPHNPASALTPLRELVTLSRVPVEQPIYRKNLKPVIYVTGDVAGAAESPVYPILGMNKAVAQLSAKDFGGTRDQLTVYNLKQPFSQAEPSIKWDGEWHITLEVFRDLGLAFCVVMVLIYMLMVGWFKSYITPLVVMAAIPFSLIGILPAHWALGAFFTATSMIGFMAGAGIVVRNSIILVDFIELRRSHGLPLAEAVVEAGAIRFRPMLLTALAVVVGASVILADPIFQGLAISLMFGEIASLLISRMAVPVLYYMVQKKP; translated from the coding sequence ATGACTGAACCACATAAGTTGCCCGAACACCAGGGGTTTGCCGGCCGGTTAGCCGCTACCTTTGTTGAATCCAAATTGACAGTGATCGGTATTTTTGCCTCGCTTTTACTCGGGTTTATGGCCATTATCATGCTGCCCCGGGAAGAGGAACCCCAGATTAAGGTCCCCATGATTGACGTCATGGTGGCCATGCCCGGGGCCGGGGCCAAGGAGGTGGAGCAGCGGTTGAGCATCCCCATGGAAAAGCTGCTCTATGAACTGCCCGGTGTGGAGTATATCTATTCCACCTCCATGCCCGGCCAAAGTATGCTGATTGTTCGGTTTTATGTGGGGGAAGATCTGGAAACTTCCATTGTCCGCTTAAACCAGAAGCTGCAAACCAATTTTGACCGGATACCCCACGGCGTTTCCCAACCCTTGATCAAACCGCACACCATTGATGATGTGCCGATTTTAGCCTTGACCTTTCATTCCAAAATCTATGACCATTTTATGCTGCGACGGCTGGCCGCCCAGGTGGACGATGAGGTGAAATCCATCTTTGAGGTCTCTGAAACCAAATTGATCGGGGGGACCCGTCGTCAGGTGCGCGTGCTGTTTGATGCGTTGCAGCTGGCGGCCCGGAATCTGACCCCCTTTGATTTGATCAATCATCTTACCCAGGCCAACCGCCGGTGTTTTTCAGGTACCACCCAGGCCAATAACCACGAAATGCTTGTCCAGACCGGAACCTTTTTGGAAACAGCCGAAGATATCGGCAATATCGTTATCGGTGTCCATTCCGGCAATCCCGTCTACCTGCACCAGGTGGCAAACATCGTGGACGGGCCCGAAGAACCTAAATCCTATGTATTGTTCGGCACCAAGGACCGCCATGATCCGGAAGCCGCTGTCACCATTTCCGTGGCCAAGCGGCCCGGGGCCAACGCCGTTGATGTGGTGGAACAGGTGTTGACCAAGGTGGATCAGCTCAAGGGCAGCCTCATTCCCGGGGATGTAGAGGTGACCGTCACCCGGAATTATGGGGAAACCGCAGCTGAAAAATCCAATGAACTGCTGTTGCACATGGGAATTGCCGTGTTCGGGGTGGCTTTGCTCATTTTGATTTTTCTGGGATGGCGGGAGTCCATGGTTGTCATGCTGGCCATTCCTTCCACCCTGGCGTTGACCCTGCTGCTGTTCTATTTATACGGCTATACCCTGAACCGGATTACCCTGTTTGCCCTGATTTTTTCCATTGGTATTCTGGTGGACGACGCCATTGTGGTGGTGGAAAATATTGTCAGGCACATGCGGCTGCCGGAAAATAGCTCTCGTTCCTTTAAAGAGATTGCCATCATAGCGGTGAGCGAGGTGGGCAATCCCACCATTCTTGCCACCTGGGCCGTCATTGCCGCAATTTTACCCATGGCCTTTGTGGGCGGCCTCATGGGGCCGTATATGCGTCCGATTCCTGTGGGGGCATCTGCGGCCATGGTATTTTCCCTGATCATTGCATTTACCATTACCCCTTGGGCTGCCACCCATATTTTAAAACGCAAACAGGCGGTGGTATCGGGAGACACGAGCGCCGTAGAAAAGGGCCATGATCCGGACCATGCGCCGGATGATTTTTTTACCCGGTTTTATCACCGTATCATGGATCCGTTGCTTTCCCACGGTGCTTGGCGCATCCTGTTTTTCTGCATCATTATTGCCATGCTGTTGGGTTCCTGTGCCATGGTTGTATTAGGCCTGGTAAAGGTAAAGATGCTGCCCTTTGACAATAAATCGGAATTCCAGGTGATTCTGGACATGCCCGAAGGCGGTACCCTGGAACAGACCACCCGGGTGGCCATGGAGATGGCCCAGGTGATCAAACATGAACCGGATGTCACCGATTATCAAATTTACGCTGGTACGGCCTCGCCATACAATTTCAACGGTTTGGTTCGACACTATTTTATGCGTTCAGGGTCGAGTGTGGCAGACATTCAGGTCAACCTGGCATCCAAGCAGGAGCGTGACCGGCAAAGCCATGAAATCGCCAAAAACGTGCGTCCGGCACTGGCAGCCATTGCCAAAAAATACGGGGCCACCATCGCTGTTGCCGAAGTGCCCCCGGGGCCGCCGGTTCTCCAGACTCTGGTTGCCGAGGTTTATGGTCCCAACGACGCCTCCCGCCTGGCTTTGGCCAAGAAGGTCAAACAGATTTTTGTCCAAACCGACGGGGTGGTGGATATAGACTGGTACCGTGAAAATAATCGTGAAAAGACCATTATCACGGTGGACAAGGAGAAAGCGGCCCTGCACGGCATCAGTGAAGGCGACATCACTAAGGCCGTGAATATGGGCCTGTCCGGATTGTCCGTGGATCTGTTTCATCAGCCCCGGGATAAGGAAGAAATAGATATTGTCTTTCAATTGCCCAAAGCCGAACGCGCCCGGATTGACTCTCTTTTGAACATCGGATTGCGAAATCCGCATAATCCGGCCTCAGCCCTGACACCCTTGCGAGAACTTGTGACCCTGAGCCGGGTTCCTGTGGAGCAACCTATTTATCGAAAGAATTTGAAGCCGGTAATCTACGTAACCGGCGATGTGGCAGGCGCCGCAGAAAGTCCGGTCTACCCCATCCTTGGGATGAATAAAGCCGTTGCCCAGCTGTCAGCCAAGGATTTTGGCGGAACCCGGGATCAGCTCACTGTTTACAACTTAAAGCAGCCGTTCAGCCAGGCCGAGCCTTCCATCAAATGGGACGGAGAGTGGCATATTACTCTGGAGGTGTTCCGGGATCTGGGCCTGGCGTTCTGTGTGGTCATGGTGCTCATTTATATGCTCATGGTGGGCTGGTTTAAAAGCTATATAACGCCCCTGGTGGTCATGGCGGCCATCCCGTTCTCTTTGATCGGTATTTTGCCTGCACACTGGGCCTTGGGAGCTTTTTTTACGGCAACTTCGATGATCGGCTTTATGGCAGGCGCTGGGATCGTAGTGCGAAATTCCATTATTCTGGTGGATTTTATTGAACTGCGCCGAAGTCATGGCCTGCCCCTGGCCGAAGCTGTGGTGGAAGCCGGGGCCATCCGGTTCCGGCCCATGCTGCTGACGGCCCTGGCCGTTGTGGTGGGCGCGTCGGTGATCTTGGCAGATCCCATTTTTCAGGGCCTTGCCATTTCGCTGATGTTTGGCGAGATTGCTTCCCTGCTCATTTCCAGGATGGCGGTCCCGGTGTTGTATTACATGGTCCAGAAAAAACCTTAA